The Halioglobus maricola genome segment CAAGAGTGAGGCCGGCACCTGCGGGCAGCACGCCGGCCACGACCAACTGCGGCGTGGCGTCGTCGACAACATCCTGGAAAAGCTTGAGGGCAGGGTAGTCCATGTTGAGACGACCGAGTTCCGCTGCAAGTGGCAGTAGCGCCATAGGCCGTATTTCCAGTTCGCTGGTGAACAGCAGCCCCCAGGGCTCCAGAAAGAGCCGGCTGTCAATCATGCCCTCGATATCGCGCAGGGCCTCGATATGAAATCCCTCGCAATTGTCACATTCGTGAAAGTCAACGTGGGCCTGGTTCAGCCATTCCTGAAGAAGGGGTCGGTCAACTTTAACGGGTGTGCTCACGGCGGCTTTTCCTGTGCTGGATGCGGCAAGTTTAAGCGATCGGGTCGATTAGGTCAGCTTTTCGTTTTCCTGTCGCATCGGCGATGATACATTCTTCGCCAGAACTTCACAGGAACTCATCATGTTCAGACAAATGCTATTCAGCCTGGTGCTGGTTTTCACTGTATTTTCGGTTCAGGCCGCAGGCGTGCTCAAAGTCGGCCTATCTGCTGACTATCAGCCCCTGCATTTTAAACAGGACGGAAAAATCTATGGCGTGGAGCCCGACAATGCCCGGGCAGTCGGCAAAATCCTGGGATACCGGGTGGAACTGGTTGAACTGCCTTTTGAGGAACTCCTCCCCGCACTCAATGCAGGGAAGGTCGATGTCATCATGTCAGGCATCAGTATTACCGAGCAGAGGTCGCAGAACATGCTTTTTGCTGACCCTTATCTGAAAGTGGGGCAAATGCCGATCCTGCATCAGAGCAAACTCGGCAGCCATTCTCAGCCCTGGGCGATTTATCGCGAGGGTGTGCGGGTTGGCGTCGAACCGCTCACCACAGGGGCGAAGTTTGCAGAAGAGAAATTGGCTAACGCTGACATCAAATATTTTGACAACCCGGATCAAGCCTTCGCCGGGTTGCGCGAGGACCAGATTGATCTCTATCTGCACGATGCGCCTACCAGTTGGCAGTTGGCTAACTCCACGGAAAACAGTGATCTGATCAGTCTCTATACCCCGCTTACTGAGGAATTGCTGGCCTGGGTTGTGCAAAAGGACAATGCAGCGCTGGCACAGGAACTCAACCAGGCGCTGGAATTGATGAAAGCCAATGGCAGCCTCGAATATATCCTGAACCGCTGGATTCCTGTCAGTATTGAAGTCGCCAACTAATCTGACTCGAGTAGAGGGCTACTTTTAATGAACCAGTTCAGTTTGAAAATTCTTCTGCTGGCAGGGTTGGCCGCCATTGCGGGCTGCAGTGACAGTGATCGCCGCGAGCGGGAGCCCGGGCCTTATGCGACCGACGATATGTGGCTATGCAAGCCCGGGATTGCGGACGATCGTTGCCTGGCGATTGATCTGAAGACGACCTGGGTCTACGGCAATGACGATAGCCGCGCCGTGTTTGAGCACGAGGTGGCCCAGGACCCGGAATTTGACTGTTTCTACGTCTATCCTACCCAGGACTTCTCTGAAGAGCCCGGCAATACTGAGGACCTCACTGATCTAGGCTATCTCGACCGGGCCATCGCTAATCAGGCGGCGCGCTTTAACTCGCTTTGCGCTGTGTATACGCCCAAGTACCACCAGATGACGATTGCCACTTACGGCCTCGACAATGTCCGTGACAGTGAATTCTTTGCGCGCGCCTTAAACGACGTTGAGGCGGCGTTCGACCAATACCTACTCGAGAATCCGGGCCGGAATTTTGTGCTCATGGGCCACTCGCAGGGCTCGCATATGCTGTTGGCGATGATGCAGAATCGCATTGACCGCGATCCCGCAGTGCGCGCTCGAATGATCTCGGCGTTGCTGGTTGGGCCCACCGGTATGTTGCAAGTGCCGGCTGGCGAAGTGGTCGGCGGCAGTCTGGAAAATATCCCGCTGTGTGAACAGGCAGCCCAGACCGGCTGTATCGTCGCGTACGACAGTATGGCTGCCGGCAATGCAGACGCCAGGCCCGTGCCGGACGCGCCGCGCCCCTGTGTGAATCCCACCTTGCTCGGTGGTGAGCCGGGCCAATTGGCTGGAACCATGTATAACGCTGATGAAGGTTTCCCTTTTCCTGAGGGCGTGGATACCTATTGGGTAGCATTCCCCGATCACTACACCGCTGCTTGTGAGCCAGATGGCTTTCTAGGGATAGGGGTGGCGCAAGGGGCCGAACCGGCTGTGCCGCCCAGTGTTGTAGAGTTGTTCCTGGGGGGAAGCCTGCATTCCGCCGATTTCAATTATCCCATCGTCGATTTGCTGCGCATTGTCGAGACGCAGGGGCGTAATCACTAACGAATCTCCCGGGGCGTTGCGCCCCGGGACAGTCAGCTTCAGTCGTTCAGGCCTGGGAAACTGTACTCATGGCCCCAGAGATCTCCCTCTGTGCTGACCGTAGCGACATGTGTCTCCGGGTCAATAAGTAAGCCTTCACAGCCGAACTCAACCGCGATGCCGCCCGGCGCCAGCAAGTAGACTGAGCACATATTGTCATTGATATGACGCCCAAGAGTGGCCAGGAAGTGAGAACCAGCGGCCTTGGCGCGATCCATGGCGCGGCCGACCTCGTCCATATTTTCCACTTCCACCATAATGTGCACGACGCCCAATGGGTGCGGATTGTTGAAGAGAGCCACGGAATGTTGGCGCGGGTTATTGGCGTGCATAAAGTGGATCTTGGCCCCCTCCATTCCCGGTGGATAGAGGACATCGGTGATACCAGTGCCGATGATTTCGGTGTAGAAATCACTCGTTGCGTCGAACTCGGCAGCGGGTAGGACCAGGTGACCGAAGCCGAGATCCCCGGTTTGTTGATAGGTGGTCACGAAAGCGGGCACGCCCTGGGGTGATACCAGCGGGGTGTAATCCAGCTCGCGGCCCCAGTAAAGTTCGATGGTATTGCCTGAGGGGTCCTGGGTGGTGGCAAACGCGGTGACAGCCCGGCGTTTGGCTTCCTCGTTGGTGCCTGGCGTCACCGCATGGCCCGCATTGGCGACCGCAGCACAGCAGCGCTGCCAGTCTTCTTCCGTGGCAAACTCGAGACCGGTGGCGATCAGGCCGTCGCTGTCCGCGGCTTCGATCATCATGCGAAATGGGTGGTCATCCATACGCAGGTAGCGGGCGCCGTTGGCGTCGTCGCGCTCCGCGTCCATGAGGCCCAGTACGCCAGTGCCGAATTCCATCCAGGCGTCCACATCGGTGGCACCAATACGTAGGTAGCCGGAAGCTGCTACAGCCATTTTATTCTCCTGATCAAATTTGCTTGTCCTGCATTATCGACTAATCAGGGGCGCTGGCCATCCCTTAAGTCAGTTATAGACCTGCTGGTTCATCATAGTGATCTGAAAAGTCACTATAGGTTGATCTACGGCGTCATTGAGCGGAAATGTCAGCTCCCTGATACTGATTGTTCAAAGTTCATCCCTATAGGAGGGCTGCGACGTGTCGCAACCAGAAGTCCTGAACCAGGAGTTTACTCTTGGATATACCTACACCCGGTCTACCGGGCCAGTCGTGGGGCGCTTTCTAACCGCGCTCAAGAACCGCAGCATCGTCGGCATCAAGGCCTCTGACGGCAGGGTGATCGTTCCGCCGATGGAGTACGACCCTGATACTGCTGAGGAACTCAGCGAATTTGTCGAGGTAGGCCAGGAGGGTGAAATTGTCAGCTTTGCCTGGGTGAAAGAGCCTCGCGAAGCTCATCCGATGGATAAACCCTTCGCCTGGGCGATGGTGAAACTCGACGGGGCCGATGTCCCGATGATCCATTGCGTTGCCGCAGACCGCGAGGACTCGCTGGCCACAGGCGCTCGGGTAAAAGCGGTGTGGGCGGAAGAGACAGTGGGCTTTATAACCGACATTCGCTGTTTTGAACTGGTTT includes the following:
- a CDS encoding YbjN domain-containing protein is translated as MSTPVKVDRPLLQEWLNQAHVDFHECDNCEGFHIEALRDIEGMIDSRLFLEPWGLLFTSELEIRPMALLPLAAELGRLNMDYPALKLFQDVVDDATPQLVVAGVLPAGAGLTLEQVANFLSIVIGATRQVADECLRLDYLFAQAGSAQPGSNALH
- a CDS encoding ABC transporter substrate-binding protein, producing MFRQMLFSLVLVFTVFSVQAAGVLKVGLSADYQPLHFKQDGKIYGVEPDNARAVGKILGYRVELVELPFEELLPALNAGKVDVIMSGISITEQRSQNMLFADPYLKVGQMPILHQSKLGSHSQPWAIYREGVRVGVEPLTTGAKFAEEKLANADIKYFDNPDQAFAGLREDQIDLYLHDAPTSWQLANSTENSDLISLYTPLTEELLAWVVQKDNAALAQELNQALELMKANGSLEYILNRWIPVSIEVAN
- a CDS encoding DUF3089 domain-containing protein; the encoded protein is MNQFSLKILLLAGLAAIAGCSDSDRREREPGPYATDDMWLCKPGIADDRCLAIDLKTTWVYGNDDSRAVFEHEVAQDPEFDCFYVYPTQDFSEEPGNTEDLTDLGYLDRAIANQAARFNSLCAVYTPKYHQMTIATYGLDNVRDSEFFARALNDVEAAFDQYLLENPGRNFVLMGHSQGSHMLLAMMQNRIDRDPAVRARMISALLVGPTGMLQVPAGEVVGGSLENIPLCEQAAQTGCIVAYDSMAAGNADARPVPDAPRPCVNPTLLGGEPGQLAGTMYNADEGFPFPEGVDTYWVAFPDHYTAACEPDGFLGIGVAQGAEPAVPPSVVELFLGGSLHSADFNYPIVDLLRIVETQGRNH
- a CDS encoding Zn-ribbon domain-containing OB-fold protein, encoding MSQPEVLNQEFTLGYTYTRSTGPVVGRFLTALKNRSIVGIKASDGRVIVPPMEYDPDTAEELSEFVEVGQEGEIVSFAWVKEPREAHPMDKPFAWAMVKLDGADVPMIHCVAADREDSLATGARVKAVWAEETVGFITDIRCFELV
- a CDS encoding VOC family protein; protein product: MAVAASGYLRIGATDVDAWMEFGTGVLGLMDAERDDANGARYLRMDDHPFRMMIEAADSDGLIATGLEFATEEDWQRCCAAVANAGHAVTPGTNEEAKRRAVTAFATTQDPSGNTIELYWGRELDYTPLVSPQGVPAFVTTYQQTGDLGFGHLVLPAAEFDATSDFYTEIIGTGITDVLYPPGMEGAKIHFMHANNPRQHSVALFNNPHPLGVVHIMVEVENMDEVGRAMDRAKAAGSHFLATLGRHINDNMCSVYLLAPGGIAVEFGCEGLLIDPETHVATVSTEGDLWGHEYSFPGLND